A stretch of the Streptosporangium sp. NBC_01755 genome encodes the following:
- a CDS encoding glycosyltransferase family 4 protein has product MRRTLVVTNDFPPRAGGIQSFVYGLIARRPPGSIVVYASRWPGSEDFDLRQPYPVVRHPTSLMLPTPAVARRAAGLVTEFGCETVVFGAAAPLGLLAPRVREAGARRVVMVTHGHEAGWTALPIGRRVLARIGANADVVTYLGEYTRQRLARVIPEGKLVRLTPGVDTEVFAPETGRGPVRAALGLGNRPVVVCLSRLVPRKGQDALLRAWPGVLRDVPDGILLIVGGGPYRRTLERLARPMGGSVQITGPVPEAALPGYLAAGDVFAMPCRTRLGGLDVEGLGIVYLEASASGLPVVAGSSGGAPDAVLHGQTGLVVDGTRPDEVTATLVDLLKDPAGARAMGERGREWVAREWSWELAASRFARVLESAETV; this is encoded by the coding sequence GTGAGGCGCACGCTGGTGGTCACGAACGACTTCCCGCCCCGTGCCGGGGGGATCCAGTCGTTCGTGTACGGTCTCATCGCCCGACGCCCGCCCGGCTCGATCGTCGTCTACGCCTCCCGGTGGCCCGGTAGCGAGGACTTCGATCTGCGGCAGCCGTACCCCGTGGTGCGGCATCCCACCTCGCTGATGCTGCCCACCCCCGCCGTCGCCCGCCGGGCGGCCGGACTGGTCACCGAGTTCGGATGCGAGACGGTGGTCTTCGGGGCGGCGGCGCCGCTCGGGCTGCTCGCGCCCAGGGTGCGCGAGGCCGGGGCCCGCCGCGTCGTCATGGTCACCCACGGCCACGAGGCGGGCTGGACGGCGCTCCCGATCGGCCGCCGGGTGCTCGCCAGGATCGGCGCGAACGCCGACGTGGTCACCTACCTGGGGGAGTACACCCGGCAGCGGCTGGCCAGGGTGATACCCGAGGGCAAGCTGGTGCGGCTCACACCCGGCGTCGACACCGAGGTGTTCGCGCCCGAGACGGGGAGAGGGCCGGTGCGCGCGGCGCTCGGACTGGGGAATCGGCCGGTGGTGGTCTGCCTGTCCAGGCTGGTGCCGCGCAAGGGCCAGGACGCGCTCCTGCGAGCCTGGCCAGGCGTGCTGCGGGACGTTCCCGACGGGATCCTCCTGATCGTCGGTGGTGGCCCGTACCGCAGGACCCTGGAGCGACTGGCCAGGCCGATGGGCGGCTCGGTCCAGATCACCGGCCCCGTGCCGGAGGCGGCGCTGCCCGGCTACCTGGCGGCGGGCGACGTGTTCGCCATGCCGTGCCGCACCCGCCTGGGCGGTCTGGACGTGGAGGGGCTCGGCATCGTCTACCTGGAGGCCTCCGCCAGCGGGCTGCCCGTGGTGGCAGGCTCCTCGGGCGGCGCCCCCGACGCCGTGCTGCACGGGCAGACCGGCCTGGTCGTCGACGGCACCCGCCCGGACGAGGTCACGGCGACCCTGGTCGACCTGCTCAAGGACCCGGCCGGAGCGCGTGCCATGGGTGAACGCGGGCGCGAGTGGGTCGCGCGCGAGTGGAGCTGGGAACTCGCCGCATCCCGCTTCGCCCGTGTTCTGGAGTCCGCGGAGACCGTCTGA
- a CDS encoding AMP-dependent synthetase/ligase — MREYSVPVLVDVPTSANLTDTVFRRAEEEPGAVALRRKVGDDWAAVTAREFRDQVAGVAKGLIAAGVEPGDRVALMSRTRYEWTVIDYAIWAAGAVGVPIYESSSADQSTWIISDSGAKAVFVELDSHEETVREGIAELPGLKDVWHIEGGALDELTMLGAEVTDDTLAERRSSRGIADLATIVYTSGTTGRPKGCRLTHDNLLFTARNVAQGPLERLFTVNDRAALLFLPLAHVFARIIEIVLIETGTILAHTPNMKNVGPDLQVFKPTFLLGVPRVFEKVYNAAEQKATADGKGKIFHAAAETAVAWSRAESTGGAGLGLKLKHALFDKLVYGKLRAATGGRLTAAVSGGSALGERLGHFFRGVGIEVLEGWGLTETSAPSSVNLPGANKIGTVGKPFPGVTIGIGEHGEVLVKGRHVFEGYWNNDEATAVAIDKDGWFHTGDVGELDGDGYLRITGRQKEIIVTAAGKNVAPAPMEDHIRAHPLISQAMVVGDDRPFVAALITLDAEALEQWKAANGRTDADLTALSSDPAIVAEVQKAVDNANKFVSKAEQIKKFTVLDIDISEESGHLTPTLKVKRAIVMRDFAKQVESLYG; from the coding sequence GTGCGCGAGTACAGCGTCCCCGTGCTGGTGGATGTCCCCACCTCCGCCAACCTGACCGACACGGTGTTCCGGCGTGCCGAAGAGGAGCCGGGCGCCGTCGCCCTGCGCCGCAAGGTCGGCGACGACTGGGCCGCCGTCACCGCCCGTGAGTTCCGCGACCAGGTCGCCGGAGTGGCCAAGGGCCTGATCGCGGCCGGCGTCGAACCCGGTGACCGGGTGGCGCTGATGTCGCGCACCCGCTACGAGTGGACCGTGATCGACTACGCGATCTGGGCCGCCGGCGCGGTCGGCGTACCGATCTACGAGTCCTCCTCGGCCGACCAGTCGACCTGGATCATCTCCGACAGCGGCGCGAAGGCCGTGTTCGTCGAGCTGGACTCGCACGAGGAGACGGTCCGCGAGGGTATCGCCGAGCTGCCCGGCCTCAAGGACGTCTGGCACATCGAGGGCGGCGCCCTGGACGAGCTGACCATGCTCGGCGCCGAGGTCACCGACGACACGCTCGCCGAGCGCAGGTCCAGCCGCGGCATCGCCGACCTGGCCACCATCGTCTACACCTCGGGCACCACCGGCAGGCCCAAGGGCTGCCGCCTGACCCATGACAACCTGCTGTTCACCGCCAGGAACGTCGCGCAGGGTCCACTGGAGCGCCTCTTCACGGTGAACGACAGGGCGGCGCTGCTCTTCCTGCCGCTCGCGCACGTCTTCGCCCGCATCATCGAGATCGTGCTGATCGAGACGGGCACGATCCTCGCGCACACCCCCAACATGAAGAACGTCGGCCCCGACCTGCAGGTTTTCAAGCCCACGTTCCTGCTGGGCGTGCCCCGCGTGTTCGAGAAGGTCTACAACGCCGCAGAGCAGAAGGCCACCGCCGACGGCAAGGGGAAGATCTTCCACGCCGCGGCGGAGACCGCCGTAGCCTGGAGCAGGGCGGAGTCCACGGGTGGCGCGGGACTGGGGCTGAAGCTCAAGCACGCCCTGTTCGACAAGCTCGTCTACGGCAAGCTGCGCGCCGCGACCGGCGGCAGGCTGACGGCGGCCGTGTCCGGTGGCTCCGCCCTGGGCGAGCGGCTCGGCCACTTCTTCCGCGGCGTGGGCATCGAGGTGCTTGAGGGCTGGGGCCTCACCGAGACCTCGGCGCCCTCCTCGGTCAACCTGCCGGGGGCCAACAAGATCGGCACCGTCGGCAAGCCGTTCCCCGGCGTCACCATCGGCATCGGCGAGCACGGCGAGGTGCTCGTCAAGGGCCGCCACGTCTTCGAGGGCTACTGGAACAACGACGAGGCCACCGCCGTGGCGATCGACAAGGACGGCTGGTTCCACACCGGCGACGTCGGCGAGCTGGACGGGGACGGCTACCTGCGCATCACCGGCCGCCAGAAGGAGATCATCGTCACCGCCGCGGGCAAGAACGTCGCCCCGGCCCCGATGGAGGACCACATCCGCGCCCACCCGCTGATCAGCCAGGCGATGGTGGTCGGCGACGACAGGCCGTTCGTCGCGGCGCTCATCACGCTCGACGCCGAGGCCCTGGAGCAGTGGAAGGCCGCCAACGGCAGGACGGACGCGGACCTCACCGCCCTCAGTTCCGACCCGGCCATCGTCGCCGAGGTGCAGAAGGCCGTGGACAACGCCAACAAGTTCGTCTCCAAGGCCGAGCAGATCAAGAAGTTCACGGTGCTCGACATCGACATCAGCGAGGAGAGCGGGCACCTCACCCCGACCCTGAAGGTCAAGCGCGCCATCGTGATGCGTGACTTCGCCAAGCAGGTCGAGTCCCTCTACGGCTAG